CCTATACCGATTGCCATAAGGTTTTTAACCAAAACAATAGCATTTGATTTAACAAACTTTACAACTCTCCAAGCAAAATCAAGGTCTCTTAATTCATCATTTGTTGGTTTCCTTTCAGTTAGAATACTACATTTTGATATATCTTCTGAAGACAGATCCTTGCTTTGAACTAGGATACCTCCATTTACGCTTCTTATCTCAACATCCTGACTACATAGAATAAGATTACCTACCTTGATTATCCTTAAGTTTTTCTTGGTCTTAAGGATTTCCAGTGCTTCTTCATCGTAATCTGGTGCAACTATAACTTCGTAGAAAGTTTTTACAACTTCTTCTGAAACTTCCTTTGAGACACTTTTTGAAAAACCTATTATTCCACCGAAAGCAGATATAGGGTCACACTCAAAAGCATTCTTGTAAGCCTCAAGTAGTGTATTGCCTATACTAGCACCACAAGGTGTGTTATGTTTTATGATACAACAGAAGTTTTCATTACTAAACTCTCTTATCATATCCAGAGCAACATCAGCATCAAGAATGTTGTTGTATGAGAGTTCTTTACCCCAGAGTATTGAACTTGTTAGTATTGAGTTTGAATGACTTTTGAGAGGTATTGTATAAGCTGAGGCATTTTGGTGAGGGTTTTCACCATACCTTAAGTCAAGAACCTTTCTTATAGGTATTCCAGTTTCCGAAGGAAATTGCGAGGATGTTAAACTGTTGAAGAAACTTGCTATGATGCTATCATAACTTGCTATATAATTGAAAGCCTTGCTAGCTAGTATCAAGCGAAACTCTCTGTTATTGCCTCCGTTTTTCAGTTTTTCAATAACAAGATTATAATCATTCTTATCCACGACTACCAAGACTCTTTCAAAATTCTTTGCTCCTGCTCTTACGAGTGTGGGTCCCCCAATGTCAATGTTTTCTACTATCTTCTCAAGGTCTTGTGTTGAAGACACTGTTTGCTCAAATGGGTATAGATTGACAACTACAATTTCAATATTTGGAATGTCAATTTCGGAGACTTGCTTGAGGTGATCTTCTTTGTTTCTATAGAGTATTCCGCCGTGTATGAGAGGATGTAGTGTTTTCACTCTGCCTTCAAGTATTTCAGGAAAATTTGTGATTGATGAAACTTCAATAACATCTATACTGTTCTCCTTGAGTAGTTTGTATGTTCCAGACGAGGATATAATCTTGTATCCTAACTCTACTAGACTTTTAGCGAAACCGATTATTCCTTCCTTATCATAGACGCTTATAATTGCGTATTTCTCTTTCATCAAGCCTCCAGACATTCTAGGTTCATAAATTGGATATCAATTATGTTATAAAGTTCTAGTAGAATGAAAGTAATTTATGTGGAATGGTTTTGGTTCTTTATATTTGTCTGGTGTGAGTATTGCAGTTTAGTTTAATGAAGGTGGGTTTCAGGAAGTTCTGTGAAATTATTTTGATGATGTTGTGGTCTTGAGTATTTGCTATTCATTCAGTTTAATATTTCACTTTTAACTCATTCTTAACTACTTTAGGTTTTGTCTTCTTATCCGAAAAATAGATAGAGGTTTGATTCTATGATGGTGGGTATTGATTTTGGAACTACTAAATGTGCTATTGCATACTATGACAACGGCGAAGTCAAGATAATTACTGACAGAAGAGGTAGGAAGACTTTTCCTTCAGTTGTCGCTTTTCTACCTGATGGTAATGTGGTTATCGGTGATGTTGCGAAGAGTAGATTGTTCCTTGATACGAACAATGTTGTAAAGTCTGTAAAGAGATATCTTGGCAGTGATCACAGGTTTGTAATCAACGATAAGGAATACTCTCCAGAGGAAATTGCTAGTTTTATACTTACTAAACTTAAGGAGATTGCTGAATACCATCTGAACGATGTAGTAAGGGATATTGTGATAACTGTTCCTGCCTATTTTTCTGACCTACAGAGGAATGCTATCAAGAATGCTTGCAAATTAGCGGGATTGAATGTGGTTAGGATTATAAACGAACCTACCGCTGCTGCGATTGCTTATGGTATCTCAAAGTTGAGTGGTGAGCGAAATATCGTAGTTTATGACCTTGGTGGTGGAACGTTTGATGTATCAATACTTAATATGAGTGATGGAGTTTTTGAAGTATTAGCAACTTCTGGGAATAACACGCTAGGTGGTGAGGATTTTGACAGAGCAATCGCAGAACTTATCATTGAAGAGTATAAGAAAAAAGAAGGAATTGATATATCAAGTGATAGAGT
The Spirochaetota bacterium genome window above contains:
- the purH gene encoding bifunctional phosphoribosylaminoimidazolecarboxamide formyltransferase/IMP cyclohydrolase; this encodes MKEKYAIISVYDKEGIIGFAKSLVELGYKIISSSGTYKLLKENSIDVIEVSSITNFPEILEGRVKTLHPLIHGGILYRNKEDHLKQVSEIDIPNIEIVVVNLYPFEQTVSSTQDLEKIVENIDIGGPTLVRAGAKNFERVLVVVDKNDYNLVIEKLKNGGNNREFRLILASKAFNYIASYDSIIASFFNSLTSSQFPSETGIPIRKVLDLRYGENPHQNASAYTIPLKSHSNSILTSSILWGKELSYNNILDADVALDMIREFSNENFCCIIKHNTPCGASIGNTLLEAYKNAFECDPISAFGGIIGFSKSVSKEVSEEVVKTFYEVIVAPDYDEEALEILKTKKNLRIIKVGNLILCSQDVEIRSVNGGILVQSKDLSSEDISKCSILTERKPTNDELRDLDFAWRVVKFVKSNAIVLVKNLMAIGIGGGQTSRVDAVKIAIQKAKERNFCLIGSVCASDAFFPFKDSVEILAKEGITAIVQPGGSVRDNESIEEANRNNVAMVFTGVRHFKH